A genomic window from Terriglobia bacterium includes:
- a CDS encoding hydrogenase maturation protease has protein sequence MRTLVIGLGNPLMGDDAFGSRVIQRLRREASNSPLQADLVDAHTDLLGQIDQFPAYERVVLVDAILDPEQKVGSAGQVVLLEEQTMRTWPETSSSAHQLAPILAVRLFRRLHPHAATQILLVGLCTDKAARGYGADAGPGALSEQAVAAGAGKVRELL, from the coding sequence TCGGATTGGGCAACCCGCTGATGGGGGATGATGCTTTCGGATCGCGAGTGATCCAGCGTTTGCGCCGGGAGGCTTCGAATTCGCCGCTGCAAGCCGATCTGGTCGATGCCCATACCGATCTGCTGGGCCAGATCGACCAATTCCCGGCATACGAGCGCGTGGTGCTTGTGGATGCCATTCTCGATCCTGAACAAAAGGTAGGCAGCGCCGGTCAGGTCGTGCTTCTGGAAGAACAGACTATGCGGACATGGCCGGAGACCTCGTCCAGCGCACACCAGCTCGCGCCCATCCTCGCGGTAAGACTCTTCCGCCGCCTCCATCCGCATGCAGCTACGCAAATTCTCCTGGTGGGGCTGTGCACGGACAAGGCCGCTCGCGGATATGGAGCGGATGCGGGACCCGGCGCCTTGAGCGAGCAAGCGGTCGCCGCAGGCGCCGGAAAGGTGCGTGAACTGCTGTAA